catccAAAATTGCACACTCTGCTTACGTAAAACTCCCCACCATGACTCAATCCGTTGATTTGCCGTGCTGCAACCGTAAATAAAGCTTCCTTCTCCTGCATAATTGTCCTGGTGATTCCTCCGTAAGAACATCTGCATTTCTCTGACATGCCCATTTTCCGTACCTGGGTCGGCTCGCACCTGCTGTGGACAGCCTCCAATACGATTCACTGTGTTAATGAAGTAGTCCGCGATCACCTTTGGGTCGCTGTTAGTGTAATAGGCTTCCATCCACATAATGTGCCGACTAAATCCGTCAATGCAGCCATTGATTGCTATGCCAAACGGCTTAAGTTTGTCATATGAATCCATATGCCACAGAGCATTGGGTCCCCTGCTGATGTACTGCCGGCGTCGGAGACGCCGTGCTCGCCGGAGTTCGACTCCCTCGGGATCCAAAATCTTGATGATCATCCTCATTGTGTTCTGAGAAACAACAATCCCTCTTTGAATGGCACGCAGATGTAACCACCGATAGCCTTGTAGGCGACCACTACCAGACAGCTCCTCTTCCACGAAAGAGGCAATTTCTTCTGGATCCGTTTGGTTCTTTCTTCGATACAGACAAAGACGTTTGCACAGTCGTTTTAAAGTTCTGATGCTGATAATAATTTG
The Fundulus heteroclitus isolate FHET01 chromosome 9, MU-UCD_Fhet_4.1, whole genome shotgun sequence genome window above contains:
- the LOC118564068 gene encoding uncharacterized protein LOC118564068, whose product is MTTLTRSTVFPKMRNIEHLVKLYFGIGFTNKEILSLLAHQHQIIISIRTLKRLCKRLCLYRRKNQTDPEEIASFVEEELSGSGRLQGYRWLHLRAIQRGIVVSQNTMRMIIKILDPEGVELRRARRLRRRQYISRGPNALWHMDSYDKLKPFGIAINGCIDGFSRHIMWMEAYYTNSDPKVIADYFINTVNRIGGCPQQVRADPGTENGHVREMQMFLRRNHQDNYAGEGSFIYGCSTANQRIESWWGVLRKQSVQFWMDIFKTMRDDGYFTGSFLDRNLIQFCFLNLIQDELDKAVRTWNSHLIRTRPAHGTPGGRPILMFSMPQLYAAEDKLQPVLEEDMAVCREECTPKGQYPCDETVFELCILLMDENGWEAPTDAYAAAELYSLLRNEILGNL